In the Vicugna pacos chromosome 24, VicPac4, whole genome shotgun sequence genome, one interval contains:
- the LOC140688965 gene encoding uncharacterized protein isoform X3 → MAPVSVCSAELLGPGPSARATCPGAPATAVQGQVCPCRHLAQPGSPQFTAGVHFPSPARESSPPGLPLLGRRPVPAPGRAASRADVVCGPGRGRAPGDGAEVEAHLRAGLQPASPTPLSLPRDPGAAFLSLSRSLRYRSAAWALLSQLRASGCNAQLLVESGKGSDSSEGASVSLLSISAPEHKCARYRDQKCI, encoded by the coding sequence atggcgccagtcagcgtgtgttctgctgaattgctcgggccaggcccctctgcccgcgccacctgccccggcgccccggccacagctgtccagggccaggtgtgcccctgccgccacTTGGctcagccgggatcccctcagttcACGGCCGGCGtccacttcccctctcccgcccgcgagtcctctcctcccgggcttcctctcctcggccgccggcccgtccccgcccctgggcgggctgcgtCCCGGGCGGAcgtggtctgcggacccggacgggggcgggcaccTGGGGATGGGGCTGAGGTTGAGGCTcacctccgagcggggctgcagcccgcttcccccaccccgctctccctgccccgcgaccccggggctgccttcctctccctttcccgctctcTGAGGTACAGatcagcggcgtgggcgctgctctccCAGCTAAGAGCCTCCGgctgtaacgcccagcttctggtggagtcgggaaaagggagcgacagttctgagggagcttctgtctccttgctcagtatttctgccccag
- the LOC140688965 gene encoding uncharacterized protein isoform X5: protein MAPVSVCSAELLGPGPSARATCPGAPATAVQGQVCPCRHLAQPGSPQFTAGVHFPSPARESSPPGLPLLGRRPVPAPGRAASRADVVCGPGRGRAPGDGAEVEAHLRAGLQPASPTPLSLPRDPGAAFLSLSRSLRYRSAAWALLSQLRASGCNAQLLVESGKGSDSSEGASVSLLSISAPGQ from the coding sequence atggcgccagtcagcgtgtgttctgctgaattgctcgggccaggcccctctgcccgcgccacctgccccggcgccccggccacagctgtccagggccaggtgtgcccctgccgccacTTGGctcagccgggatcccctcagttcACGGCCGGCGtccacttcccctctcccgcccgcgagtcctctcctcccgggcttcctctcctcggccgccggcccgtccccgcccctgggcgggctgcgtCCCGGGCGGAcgtggtctgcggacccggacgggggcgggcaccTGGGGATGGGGCTGAGGTTGAGGCTcacctccgagcggggctgcagcccgcttcccccaccccgctctccctgccccgcgaccccggggctgccttcctctccctttcccgctctcTGAGGTACAGatcagcggcgtgggcgctgctctccCAGCTAAGAGCCTCCGgctgtaacgcccagcttctggtggagtcgggaaaagggagcgacagttctgagggagcttctgtctccttgctcagtatttctgccccag
- the LOC140688965 gene encoding uncharacterized protein isoform X4: protein MAPVSVCSAELLGPGPSARATCPGAPATAVQGQVCPCRHLAQPGSPQFTAGVHFPSPARESSPPGLPLLGRRPVPAPGRAASRADVVCGPGRGRAPGDGAEVEAHLRAGLQPASPTPLSLPRDPGAAFLSLSRSLRYRSAAWALLSQLRASGCNAQLLVESGKGSDSSEGASVSLLSISAPGPAT from the coding sequence atggcgccagtcagcgtgtgttctgctgaattgctcgggccaggcccctctgcccgcgccacctgccccggcgccccggccacagctgtccagggccaggtgtgcccctgccgccacTTGGctcagccgggatcccctcagttcACGGCCGGCGtccacttcccctctcccgcccgcgagtcctctcctcccgggcttcctctcctcggccgccggcccgtccccgcccctgggcgggctgcgtCCCGGGCGGAcgtggtctgcggacccggacgggggcgggcaccTGGGGATGGGGCTGAGGTTGAGGCTcacctccgagcggggctgcagcccgcttcccccaccccgctctccctgccccgcgaccccggggctgccttcctctccctttcccgctctcTGAGGTACAGatcagcggcgtgggcgctgctctccCAGCTAAGAGCCTCCGgctgtaacgcccagcttctggtggagtcgggaaaagggagcgacagttctgagggagcttctgtctccttgctcagtatttctgccccag